The Neovison vison isolate M4711 chromosome 5, ASM_NN_V1, whole genome shotgun sequence genome includes a region encoding these proteins:
- the EFNB3 gene encoding ephrin-B3, with protein MGAPRSGPGGVRVGALLLLGVLGLVSGLSLEPVYWNSANKRFQAEGGYVLYPQIGDRLDLLCPRARPPGPHSSPNYEFYKLYLVGGAQGRRCEAPPAPNLLLTCDRPDLDLRFTIKFQEYSPNLWGHEFRSHHDYYIIATSDGTREGLESLQGGVCLTRGMKVLLRVGQSPRGGAAPRKPVSEMPVERDRGAAHSLDPGKENMPGDPTSNATSRGAEGPLPPPSMPAVAGAAGGLALLLLGVAGAGGAMCWRRRRAKPSESRHPGPGSFGRGGSLGLGGGSGMGPREAEPGELGIALRGGGAAEPPFCPHYEKVSGDYGHPVYIVQDGPPQSPPNIYYKV; from the exons ATGGGGGCCCCCCGTTCTGGGCCGGGGGGCGTGCGAGTCGGGGCCCTGCTGCTGCTTGGCGTTTTGGGGCTGGTGTCTGGGCTCAGCCTGGAGCCCGTCTACTGGAATTCGGCGAATAAGAG GTTCCAAGCAGAGGGTGGTTACGTGCTGTACCCTCAGATCGGGGACCGGCTAGACCTCCTCTGCCCCCGGGCCCGGCCTCCTGGCCCCCACTCGTCTCCTAATTACGAGTTCTACAAGCTGTACCTGGTTGGGGGTGCCCAGGGCCGGCGCTGTGaggcaccccctgcccccaacctgcTCCTCACTTGTGACCGGCCAGACCTGGATCTCCGTTTCACCATTAAGTTCCAGGAGTACAGCCCTAACCTCTGGGGCCATGAGTTCCGCTCGCACCACGATTACTACATAATTG CCACTTCCGACGGGACCCGGGAAGGCCTGGAGAGTTTGCAGGGAGGCGTGTGCCTTACTAGAGGCATGAAGGTGCTTCTCCGAGTGGGACAAA GTCCCCGAGGAGGGGCCGCCCCCAGAAAGCCTGTGTCTGAAATGCCCGTGGAGCGAGACCGGGGGGcagcccacagcctggaccctggGAAGGAGAACATGCCAG GTGACCCCACCAGCAATGCAACCTCCCGGGGTGCTGAaggccccctgccccctcccagcatGCCCGCGGTGGCCGGGGCAGCGGGGGGGCTGGCGCTGCTCTTGCTGGGcgtggcaggggctgggggtgccaTGTGCTGGCGGAGACGGCGGGCCAAGCCTTCGGAGAGTCGCCACCCTGGTCCTGGCTCCTTCGGGAGGGGAGGGTCTCTGGGCCTGGGGGGCGGCAGTGGGATGGGGCCTCGAGAGGCTGAGCCTGGGGAGCTAGGGATAGCTCTGCGGGGCGGTGGGGCCGCAGAACCCCCGTTCTGTCCCCACTATGAGAAGGTGAGTGGTGACTATGGGCATCCTGTGTACATCGTGCAGGATGGGCCCCCCCAGAGCCCCCCCAACATCTACTACAAGGTATGA